One Takifugu rubripes chromosome 19, fTakRub1.2, whole genome shotgun sequence genomic window carries:
- the smarcd1 gene encoding SWI/SNF-related matrix-associated actin-dependent regulator of chromatin subfamily D member 1 yields MAARGGFQAAPTGGGGGAIGPGPPVPGAGPGMGPGTPSGRMGPSPAAQNHMYRSPMPGPGYPRPGMPPSSRMTPQGPAMGPPGYGNSPVSRPVMPGVMDPSRKRPAPQQIQQVQQQNRNQHTKKKKMADKILPQRIRELVPESQAYMDLLAFERKLDQTIMRKRLDIQEALKRPIKQKRKLRIFISNTFNPAKPDAEDGEGTVASWELRVEGRLLEDTAVSKYEATKQKRKFSSFFKSLVIELDKDLYGPDNHLVEWHRTATTQETDGFQVKRPGDVGVRCTVLLMLDYQPPQFKLDPRLARMLGIHTQTRPVIIQALWQYVKTHKLQDPHEREFINCDKYLQQIFEAQRMKFSEIPQRLHALLMPPDPIIINHVISVDPNDQKKTACYDIDVEVDDTLKTQMNSFLLSTASQQEIAGLDNKIHETIETINQLKTQREFMLSFARDPQGFINDWLQSQCRDLKTMTDVVGNPEEERRAEFYYQPWAQEAVCRYFYSKVQQRRQELEQALGIRNT; encoded by the exons ATGGCGGCCAGAGGGGGGTTTCAGGCTGCACCGacgggaggtggtggtggagcaaTAGGACCGGGACCACCTGTACCCGGTGCCGGACCCGGCATGGGTCCGGGGACTCCTTCGGGAAGGATGGGACCATCACCAGCTGCACAGAATCACATGTACCGTTCCCCGATGCCTGGGCCTGGGTACCCG AGACCGGGCATGCCCCCATCCAGCCGTATGACTCCACAGGGGCCAGCCATGGGGCCCCCAGGGTACGGCAACAGTCCCGTGTCTCGGCCCGTTATGCCCGGCGTGATGGATCCATCTCGGAAGAGGCCCGCCCCGCAGCAGATCCAGCAAGTCCAGCAGCAGAATCGCAACCAGCA cacaaagaagaagaagatggcgGATAAAATACTCCCTCAGAGG ATCAGGGAACTGGTCCCAGAGTCTCAGGCCTACATGGATCTCCTGGCTTTTGAAAGGAAGCTGGACCAGACAATAATGCGCAAGAGGCTGGATATTCAGGAGGCCCTCAAGAGACCCATTAAG CAAAAGAGAAAACTCCGGATCTTCATATCAAACACCTTCAACCCAGCAAAACCAGATGCCGAGGATGGAGAAGGCACAGTTGCATCATGGGAGCTCCGTGTTGAGGGCCGTCTGCTGGAGGAT ACGGCCGTGTCCAAGTATGAAGCCACCAAACAGAAGCGCAAGTTCTCATCTTTCTTCAAGTCTCTGGTCATAGAGTTGGACAAAGACTTGTATGGCCCAGATAATCACCTCGTGGAA TGGCACAGGACTGCCACCACTCAGGAGACAGACGGTTTCCAGGTGAAGAGGCCTGGTGACGTGGGCGTGCGCTGCACCGTGTTGCTCATGCTGGATTACCAG CCCCCTCAGTTTAAGCTGGACCCCCGGCTTGCTCGTATGCTCGGGATCCACACTCAGACCAGACCGGTCATTATCCAGGCTCTGTGGCAGTACGTGAAGACCCACAAACTGCAAGACCCTCATGAGCGCGAGTTCATCAACTGCGACAAGTATCTGCAGCAG ATCTTTGAGGCTCAGCGAATGAAGTTTTCCGAGATCCCACAGCGATTGCACGCGCTCCTGATGCCACCAGACCCCATCATCATCAACCATGTGATCAG CGTGGACCCTAACGACCAGAAGAAGACTGCGTGCTATGACATCGACGTGGAGGTGGATGACACGCTGAAGACCCAGATGAACTCCTTCCTGCTCTCTACAGCCAGCCAGCAGGAGATAGCTGGACTGGACAACAAG ATCCACGAAACCATTGAAACCATAAACCAGCTGAAGACGCAGAGAGAATTCATGTTGAGTTTTGCTAGAGATCCTCAGGGCTTTATCAACGACTGGCTGCAGTCCCAGTGCAGAGACCTCAAA ACAATGACTGACGTTGTTGGGAACCCAGAAGAGGAGCGGAGAGCGGAGTTTTACTACCAGCCGTGGGCTCAGGAGGCGGTCTGTCGCTACTTCTACTCCAAG GTCCAGCAGAGGCGCCAGGAGTTGGAGCAGGCCCTCGGCATCAGGAACACCTAA